The proteins below are encoded in one region of Danio rerio strain Tuebingen ecotype United States chromosome 12, GRCz12tu, whole genome shotgun sequence:
- the ca15c gene encoding carbonic anhydrase XV c precursor (The RefSeq protein has 2 substitutions compared to this genomic sequence), whose amino-acid sequence MIAFLLAFLAALLCESVHSEGSSVAWCYNDPACNFTTWPELAPHHCNGSSQSPINIVTAQVQENPNLTQFNLTGFDANTTFTSITNAGVSVVVNLDDKIMSVQGGDLPGLYVSKNFHLHWGSGSSLPGSEHTVNGKQYAMELHIVNVHSKYNGSVSVALAAHDSSALAVLGFFIEGTDEANKTKGWDVLTSFLTKIPNKNDTTVDIMNQITMNSLLEGVDKTKYYRYQGSLTTPDCNEAVIWTVFKEPIKVSNNLINRFSTTVFTKTTSAPVLIFNNFRGVQPLNGRVVTSQVEQTGSSAAPLSPTTSISSFTLLLLLFSLCCL is encoded by the exons ATGATTGCCTTCCTGCTCGCTTTCCTTGCTGCACTTCTGTGTGAATCCGTCCACAGTGAAGGCTCTTCAGTAG CATGGTGCTATAATGACCCAGCGTGCa ATTTTACCACCTGGCCTGAACTTGCTCCCCATCACTGCAATGGATCCAGCCAATCTCCTATTAACATTGTCACAGCACAAGTTCAGGAAAATCCTAACCTGACCCAGTTTAAATTAACTGGTTTTGATGCCAACACCACCTTCACATCAATTACAAATTCTGGCGTCTCTG TGGTCGTCAACTTGGATGATAAAATAATGTCAGTGCAAGGAGGCGATCTTCCAGGTCTCTACGTTTCTAAAAATTTTCATCTTCACTGGGGCAGCGGCAGCTCCTTGCCTGGATCAGAACACACTGTGAATGGCAAACAGTATGCAATGGAG CTGCACATTGTAAATGTCCATTCAAAATACAACGGGAGTGTTTCTGTTGCTCTAGCTGCTCATGACAGCTCAGCGCTGGCTGTTTTGGGTTTCTTTATTGAG GGAACTGatgaagcaaacaaaacaaagggTTGGGATGTCTTGACCTCCTTTCTGACGAAGATCCCGAATAAAA ATGATACAACGGTTGACATTATGAATCAAATCACAATGAACAGTCTGCTTGAAGGGGTGGACAAGACTAAATATTATCGCTACCAAGGCTCTCTGACCACACCAGACTGCAATGAAGCTGTCATTTGGACAGTGTTTAAAGAGCCCATCAAAGTCAGTAACAACTTG ATCAACCGCTTCAGTACAACAGTGTTTACCAAAACCACAAGTGCTCCAGTTCTGATTTTTAACAACTTCAGAGGAGTTCAGCCTCTGAATGGCAGAGTGGTGACATCTCAGGTGGAGCAAACCGGTTCCTCCGCAGCTCCCTTATCACCCACCACATCCATTTCATCCTTCACCCTGTTACTGCTCTTGTTCAGTTTGTGTTGCCTGTAA
- the ca15c gene encoding carbonic anhydrase XV c isoform X1, producing MIAFLLAFLAALLCESVHSEGSSVAWCYNDPACNFTTWPELAPHHCNGSSQSPINIVTAQVQENPNLTQFKLTGFDANTTFTSITNSGVSVVVNLDDKIMSVQGGDLPGLYVSKNFHLHWGSGSSLPGSEHTVNGKQYAMELHIVNVHSKYNGSVSVALAAHDSSALAVLGFFIEGTDEANKTKGWDVLTSFLTKIPNKNDTTVDIMNQITMNSLLEGVDKTKYYRYQGSLTTPDCNEAVIWTVFKEPIKVSNNLINRFSTTVFTKTTSAPVLIFNNFRGVQPLNGRVVTSQVEQTGSSAAPLSPTTSISSFTLLLLLFSLCCL from the exons ATGATTGCCTTCCTGCTCGCTTTCCTTGCTGCACTTCTGTGTGAATCCGTCCACAGTGAAGGCTCTTCAGTAG CATGGTGCTATAATGACCCAGCGTGCa ATTTTACCACCTGGCCTGAACTTGCTCCCCATCACTGCAATGGATCCAGCCAATCTCCTATTAACATTGTCACAGCACAAGTTCAGGAAAATCCTAACCTGACCCAGTTTAAATTAACTGGTTTTGATGCCAACACCACCTTCACATCAATTACAAATTCTGGCGTCTCTG TGGTCGTCAACTTGGATGATAAAATAATGTCAGTGCAAGGAGGCGATCTTCCAGGTCTCTACGTTTCTAAAAATTTTCATCTTCACTGGGGCAGCGGCAGCTCCTTGCCTGGATCAGAACACACTGTGAATGGCAAACAGTATGCAATGGAG CTGCACATTGTAAATGTCCATTCAAAATACAACGGGAGTGTTTCTGTTGCTCTAGCTGCTCATGACAGCTCAGCGCTGGCTGTTTTGGGTTTCTTTATTGAG GGAACTGatgaagcaaacaaaacaaagggTTGGGATGTCTTGACCTCCTTTCTGACGAAGATCCCGAATAAAA ATGATACAACGGTTGACATTATGAATCAAATCACAATGAACAGTCTGCTTGAAGGGGTGGACAAGACTAAATATTATCGCTACCAAGGCTCTCTGACCACACCAGACTGCAATGAAGCTGTCATTTGGACAGTGTTTAAAGAGCCCATCAAAGTCAGTAACAACTTG ATCAACCGCTTCAGTACAACAGTGTTTACCAAAACCACAAGTGCTCCAGTTCTGATTTTTAACAACTTCAGAGGAGTTCAGCCTCTGAATGGCAGAGTGGTGACATCTCAGGTGGAGCAAACCGGTTCCTCCGCAGCTCCCTTATCACCCACCACATCCATTTCATCCTTCACCCTGTTACTGCTCTTGTTCAGTTTGTGTTGCCTGTAA